A portion of the Hylaeus volcanicus isolate JK05 unplaced genomic scaffold, UHH_iyHylVolc1.0_haploid 12237, whole genome shotgun sequence genome contains these proteins:
- the LOC128884048 gene encoding serine/threonine-protein kinase prpf4B-like isoform X18: protein MSKVQDPDMTFESSDEEEDEEEFLEKRRRQRELLLKKYKTTCSSTTDQSQESFKNKSKHYVSDVSSLPLASNFQNFCSSIPQEENLLKQNTNHIPSHFKNSSTINEKNNVKTSKTHVSHGNQHGSQISDVWDSESSQPVNKLMLVENNDEAVCLSQQKETNTKDCTFKSVTKCPTVEACNVHVNIKPRVNLYEASCHVHKALENVLSKNFKANSCQSKEAINTTSPPCEVSQKNNLFEEKKLEGSGLANENPFIQSSNCVSPIANNFFINQASLGCVSDISEFTSLGHCNDGVISNFLNSHSFAESLPQFSQLNEPSCSSTSNASDSPRTSIDATGSPNVTCTHLDQSPTTSSDNVLPFFKTKSTTDANLSQTGSFDLNLLELQQRVQQEKRRLRQFIIMQRETEQRRRESKREVSAKTIIKSDDYMNKNTPIENNLTSLKIQDEDEDIDMFSVSTVNPAIKKPTTVSSCVLSQRLMTKGMTRAEDWDDADGYYLAFIGETIDNGRYRIVANSCGKGVFSSVVSCVDNYDNNRLVAVKIIRHNEMMKRAAQKEADILQRLNAADKEDKRHIVRLYRTFDYKGHVCLAFEWMWGNLRVALKKYGLTGRGLNPHAVHSYTKQLFIGLRHLKKNGILHADLKPDNILLNEKFSILKICDLGSASDVSDNEVTSYLVSRFYRAPEIILGCRYDYSIDVWSAACTLFEIATGQVLFPGISNNDMLKLFTEVKGRIPNRLIRSGQLSSPHFDESFNLLWTDRDAFTKKEIVRSIRDCRPSRILLDTLLDSIPQSIGPTAKATALRSKLRQFADLLEKCLMLDPTKRLTPEEALKHPYLREPMYPAGTLQHMKVASTHSGVSASLNTIGSTQQSGTSVLPSDTTKNAFSAQCQTKDEKSDTIESSHLPLLVANSKSSSPNEKQATHLHVIPEAVGVKVTGTTNDSNE from the exons ATGTCAA AAGTTCAGGACCCTGATATGACTTTCGAAAGCTCTGATGAAGAGGAGGATGAAGaggaatttttagaaaaaagaagGCGTCAAAGAgagttgttattaaaaaaatataagacaACCTGTTCTTCTACCACCGATCAGTCTCAAgagtcgtttaaaaataaaagtaaacacTACGTTTCGGATGTGTCAAGCTTACCTTTGGCATctaatttccaaaatttttgttcgtcaATACCTcaggaagaaaatttgttgaaacaaA ATACTAATCATATTCCGtctcattttaaaaattcgtccacaatcaatgaaaaaaata ACGTTAAAACAAGTAAAACCCACGTTAGTCATGGTAATCAGCATG GTTCTCAAATCAGTGACGTTTGGGACTCTGAAAGTAGCCAACCAGTAAATAAGCTTATGCTAGTAGAAAATAATGACGAGGCAGTGTGTTTGTCTCAACAAAAAGAGACAAATACAAAGGATTGTACATTCAAGTCAGTCACCAAGTGTCCTACTGTAGAGGCATGTAATGTACATGTTAATATAAAACCGCgagtcaatttatatgaagCAAGTTGTCACGTTCATAAGGCATTAGAAAATGTGTTATCTAAAAATTTTAAGGCTAATTCGTGTCAATCAAAGGAAGCTATTAACACAACTTCTCCACCTTGTGAAGTGTCtcaaaaaaacaatttatttgag GAAAAAAAGCTGGAAGGGTCAGGTTTAGCTAATGAGAATCCTTTTATCCAATCGTCCAACTGTGTTTCTCCCATTgccaataatttttttataaatcaagCGTCATTAGGTTGTGTTTCCGATATATCTGAATTCACTTCACTTGGTCATTGTAATGATGGTGTCATcagtaattttttgaatagtCATAGTTTTGCGGAGTCCTTGCCTCAATTTTCTCAATTGAATGAACCATCATGTTCTTCAACTTCCAATGCAAGTGACTCGCCAAGAACAAGTATTGATGCGACTGGTTCCCCTAACGTGACTTGTACACATTTAGACCAGAGTCCTACTACATCTTCTGACAATGTTTTGCCCTTTTTTAAAACCAAAAGTACAACTGATGCAAATCTTTCGCAAACa GGATCTTTTGATTTGAATCTACTTGAATTACAGCAACGTGTCCAACAAGAGAAACGCCGTTTACGTCAGTTTATCATTATGCAGCGAGAAACAGAGCAAAGAAGAAGAGAATCAAAGCGTGAAGTGTCAgctaaaacaattattaagaGTGACGATTATATGAATAAA AATACACccattgaaaacaatttaacgtctttaaaaattcaagacgAAGATGAGGATATTGATATGTTTTCAGTGTCTACAGTAAATCCAGCAATTAAAAAACCAACGACAGTATCCTCATGTGTTTTATCTCAACGTTTGATGACAAAAGGTATGACTCGTGCAGAGGATTGGGATGATGCTGACGGATATTATttg gcTTTTATTGGTGAAACAATTGATAATGGACGTTATCGTATCGTAGCAAATTCCTGTGGCAAAGGAGTTTTCTCATCGGTTGTGTCATGTGTAGATAACTATGACAA TAATCGTTTAGTAGCGGTTAAAATAATACGGCATAATGAAATGATGAAACGCGCTGCACAAAAAGAAGCTGATATCTTGCAAAGATTAAATGCAGCAGACAAAGAAGATAAACGTCATATTGTGCGTTTGTATCGAACCTTTGATTATAAGGGCCATGTTTGCTTAGCTTTTGAATGGATGTGGGGCAATTTGAGAGTTGCTTTGAAGAAATATGGGTTAACTGGTCGAGGACTGAACCCCCATGCTGTGCATTCTTATACAAAACAACTTTTCATAGGTTtaagacatttaaaaaagaatggaatTCTTCATGCTGATT TGAAACCTGATAATATTCTATTGAAcgaaaaattttctattttaaaaatatgtgatCTTGGAAGTGCCAGTGACGTTTCCGATAATGAAGTAACATCTTACTTGGTGTCGCGTTTTTATCGTGCTCCAGAAATTATCCTTGGTTGTCGTTATGATTATTCTATTGATGTTTGGAGCGCTGCTTGTACTTTATTTGAGATAGCAACTGGACAAGTGTTGTTTCCC GGAATTTCTAATAACGATATGCTTAAACTTTTTACTGAAGTAAAAGGTCGGATACCTAATAGGCTAATACGATCTGGGCAATTATCAAGTCCACATTTTGatgaaagttttaatttgCTCTGGACGGATCGTGATGCCTTCACAAAAAAA GAAATTGTTCGTTCTATTCGTGACTGTCGTCCATCGCGCATTCTACTTGATACGTTATTAGACAGTATTCCGCAATCAATAg GCCCTACTGCTAAAGCAACAGCTTTAAGATCTAAATTAAGACAATTTGCAGATCTTTTGGAAAAGTGTTTAATGTTGGATCCAACAAAACGCTTAACGCCCGAAGAAGCATTGAAACATCCTTATTTAAGAGAACCTATGTATCCGGCCGGTACTTTACAACATATGAAAGTGGCTTCAACTCATTCCGGGGTTTCAGCATCTCTGAATACAATTGGATCAACACAACAATCGGGAACATCAGTTTTACCGAGTGATACAACTAAAAATGCTTTTTCTGCACAATGTCAAACGAAAGATGAAAAAAGTGATACAATTGAATCGTCACACTTACCTCTTCTTGTAGCTAATTCGAAATCTTCTTCACCAAATGAAAAGCAAGCTACTCATCTTCACGTTATACCTGAGGCTGTAGGTGTTAAGGTGACGGGAACAACAAATGATTCAAATGAAtag